The Pantoea nemavictus genome includes a region encoding these proteins:
- a CDS encoding methyl-accepting chemotaxis protein: MFKTTQSRFTATLVAFFVGLMLITVLVINQFIAPQLSHNESRLVRYEVDGLAGRIIEQMNRVQAQQRAITEAAGVMDSATIDTLLPALVNQYQDSNVFGGGIWPLPNRRDPAKEKNSSFFARNASNQLQVNTYWNSDAADKYWEQSWYKDGLAAAKGQCAWAKAYQDAASPQPRTNCAMAIYRDGTAWGVATIDVTLGFFNQLAKQMGEAIQGRVLIVEADGKVVGNAALVEGAPKLENLADTQLPMAAALKGLLAQAGSQPTQTTFAGEDGEHTLFLQAIAGSPWYLASDVPSSLLDAQTHSMLTRLGLVQIPLAVILLLVLLGFVRAMMKRLALLHRNIEALSTGGADLTQRLPASNSPEFNAVAQSFNQFIAYLQGLMRQVGDSALAITSASREIASGNADLSARTESQASSIVETAASMEELTGTVRQNADNATHANQLADGASQVAARGTEVVRQVVSTMGAINQSSRKVVDIISVIDSIAFQTNILALNAAVEAARAGEQGRGFAVVASEVRNLAQRSANSAREIKKLIEESVANIDTGSQLVEQAGQTMDELMQGVSSVTTLMSEIMSASREQSMGIDQVNVAITQLDGSTQQNAALVEQVSAAAQAMEQQSVQLEQVVQSFKL, translated from the coding sequence ATGTTCAAAACAACACAATCCCGTTTCACCGCGACGCTGGTCGCCTTTTTTGTCGGGCTAATGCTGATTACCGTGCTGGTGATCAATCAGTTTATCGCCCCGCAGCTCTCTCATAATGAAAGCCGCCTGGTGCGCTACGAAGTGGACGGCCTGGCCGGACGCATCATCGAGCAGATGAACCGTGTGCAGGCGCAGCAGCGTGCTATCACCGAAGCGGCTGGCGTGATGGACAGCGCGACCATCGATACCTTGCTGCCCGCCTTAGTCAACCAATATCAGGACAGCAATGTGTTCGGCGGTGGCATCTGGCCATTACCGAATCGTCGCGATCCGGCGAAAGAGAAAAACAGCTCGTTCTTTGCGCGTAACGCCAGCAATCAGCTGCAGGTCAACACCTACTGGAACTCAGACGCCGCCGACAAATACTGGGAGCAGTCCTGGTACAAAGATGGCCTGGCCGCCGCTAAAGGTCAGTGCGCCTGGGCGAAAGCCTATCAGGATGCCGCCAGCCCGCAGCCGCGTACTAACTGCGCCATGGCGATTTATCGCGACGGCACCGCGTGGGGCGTCGCGACGATCGATGTGACGCTGGGCTTCTTCAACCAGCTGGCAAAACAGATGGGCGAGGCGATTCAGGGCCGCGTACTGATCGTTGAAGCCGATGGCAAAGTGGTCGGCAACGCCGCGCTGGTGGAGGGTGCGCCGAAGCTGGAGAATCTTGCGGATACGCAATTGCCGATGGCCGCCGCGTTGAAAGGCTTGTTAGCGCAGGCGGGCAGCCAGCCGACACAAACCACCTTTGCAGGGGAAGATGGTGAACACACGCTGTTCCTGCAGGCGATAGCCGGCAGCCCGTGGTATCTCGCCAGTGATGTGCCCTCCAGTTTGCTGGATGCGCAGACGCATAGCATGTTGACGCGTCTGGGTCTGGTGCAGATCCCGCTGGCGGTGATCCTGCTGCTGGTGCTGCTCGGTTTCGTGCGGGCGATGATGAAACGCCTGGCGTTGCTGCATCGCAACATCGAAGCCTTGTCGACCGGCGGTGCCGATCTGACGCAGCGTCTGCCTGCCAGCAATAGCCCGGAATTCAACGCCGTGGCGCAGAGCTTTAACCAGTTCATTGCTTATCTGCAGGGGCTGATGCGCCAGGTGGGCGACAGCGCGCTGGCGATCACCTCCGCTTCGCGTGAAATCGCCAGCGGCAACGCCGATCTCTCAGCGCGCACGGAGTCGCAGGCCAGTTCGATCGTGGAGACCGCTGCGTCGATGGAAGAGCTGACCGGCACCGTACGGCAGAACGCCGATAACGCCACGCACGCCAATCAGCTGGCCGACGGCGCTTCACAAGTCGCCGCGCGCGGTACCGAAGTGGTGCGTCAGGTGGTGAGCACCATGGGGGCGATTAACCAATCGTCGCGTAAAGTGGTGGATATCATTAGCGTCATCGACAGCATCGCTTTCCAGACCAATATCCTGGCGCTCAATGCGGCGGTAGAAGCCGCACGAGCCGGTGAGCAGGGCCGCGGATTTGCCGTGGTGGCCTCGGAAGTGCGCAATCTGGCGCAACGTTCGGCTAACTCGGCGCGTGAAATCAAAAAGCTGATTGAGGAGTCGGTAGCGAATATCGATACCGGCAGCCAACTGGTGGAGCAGGCCGGGCAAACCATGGATGAGCTGATGCAGGGCGTCAGCAGCGTCACCACGCTGATGAGTGAAATCATGTCGGCGAGCCGCGAGCAGAGCATGGGTATCGATCAGGTCAACGTGGCGATTACTCAGCTGGATGGCAGCACCCAGCAGAACGCCGCGCTGGTTGAGCAGGTCTCTGCCGCCGCGCAAGCGATGGAGCAGCAGAGCGTCCAGCTGGAGCAGGTGGTGCAGAGCTTTAAGTTGTAA